A window of Burkholderiales bacterium genomic DNA:
CGTGCCGCCATCCTCGCTTCGGGCGCCGAGATCGTCACCGTTGCCATCCGCCGCACCAATATCGGCCAGCAACGGGATGAGCCCAATCTGCTCGACGTATTGCCGCCCAGCGAATTCACCCTGCTGCCGAATACCGCCGGATGCTATACAGCCGACGACGCCGTGCGCACGCTGCGCCTCGCCCGCGAGTTGCTCGACGGACACAAGCTCGTGAAACTCGAAGTGCTCGGCGATGCGAAATCGCTGTACCCGGACGTCGTCGAAACGCTGGCTGCGGCGCGCACGCTGGTCAAGGAAGGTTTCGATGTCATGGTCTACACCAGCGACGACCCGATCATCGCCAGGCAGCTCGAAGACATCGGCTGTGCCGCAATCATGCCGCTGGCATCGCTGATCGGCTCCGGCATGGGCATTTTGAATCCGTGGAACCTGCAGATTATTATCGAGCAAGCCAGGGTTCCAGTGCTGGTCGATGCTGGTGTCGGCACGGCGTCGGACGCGGCGATCGCCATGGAGCTGGGTTGCGACGGTGTGCTGATGAATACCGCAATCGCGGCCGCGCGCGATCCTGTGCTGATGGCTTCGGCAATGAAAAAAGCGGTGGAAGCCGGGCGCGAAGCCTGGCTTGCCGGGCGCATGGCCAAGAAATTTTATAGCGCTGCCCCAAGTTCGCCGAGCGCGGGACTGATCACGCCGGCGGACAAATCGCAGGCAGCTTGAGCGGCGCGCCGCGCGATCGCGCTGATACGGATAGCGAAGCAGCGCGGAGTGCAACGCACCGCCCGATCCGCAGCTTCGTGTTGCGTCAGGGCCGCGTTTCAAACGCGCAACTGCGCGCGCTGGAAACCTTGCTGCCGCGTTACGGCATCGCCTACACGCACACTCCGATCGATTTGCCGCGCGCGTTCGGCCGCACCGCGCCTACCGTGCTGGAAATCGGCTTCGGCATGGGCGAGACGACCGCGCAAATCGCGATCGATCATCCCGAAAACAATTACCTCGCCATCGACGTTCATACTCCCGGCGTCGGCAGTCTCCTGAAACTGATCGAGGAATCGCGTCTGCCGAATGTGCGCATCATCCAGCACGACGCAGTCGAGATTTTGCGCCATATGATCGCGTCGCGCTCGCTGGCCGGTACGCATATCTTTTTTCCCGATCCGTGGCCGAAGTCGCGCCACCATAAACGCCGCTTGATCCAGCCCGGATTCGTGTCGCTGCTTGCGGATCGCCTGCGATCGGGCGGCTATGTGCACGTTGCAACCGATTGGCGGGACTACGCCGAGCAGATGCTCGCAGTGTTGCGCGCGGAGCCGGAGCTTGCCAATACCGCCATCGATTTCGCGGCGCGCCCGGAATATCGGCCACTGACCAAATTCGAGCAGCGCGGATTAAGGCTGGGGCACGGCGTCTGGGATTTGATTTTCACGCGGCAATAGCCGCCGCCCGGAGCCGCTTTGCTTGCCCTTGATTCTTCAAGGCAGAAAAATCTGCAGCAAGTCGTTCAGGAAGCGCTGACCGGGCAGCGTCGGCGCGATGCGTTCGGGCGCGACGACGAGCAGTCCGCGCTGAACCGCCTCGTCGAGTTCGGCCTGTATCGCGGTCAAGGTCAATCCGGTGCGCTGCTCGAATAAATCCGGCGCGAAGCCCTGGTTCAGCCGTAGCGCATTCATCATGAATTCGAAAGCGAGATCGTGCGCCGCGATTTCGTTTTTCTGCTGAACCGGGGCGCCAGTCGAGGCGTGCTCGATATATGCGCGCGGCTGCTTGTAGCGCATCTGGCGAACGATCGCATCGTGCGAGCTGATTTTGCTGTGCGCGCCGGCGCCGATTCCGAGGTAATCCCCGAACTGCCAGTAGTTCAGATTGTGCCGCGCTTCCCTGCCCGGCAGCGCAAAAGCTGAGGTTTCGTAATGGCAATAACCGCGCGCCGCAAGCGTTTCCTCGATGGCCGCTTGCATCGCGCTGGTGTCGTCGTCGGTGGGTAAGGCCGGTGGATATTTGTGAAACAGCGTGTTCGGCTCCAGGGTCAGATGGTACGCCGAGAGGTGCGGCGGCTCGTAGTCGAGCGCAGCGGCGAGATCATCAAGCGCCTGATCCGCCATCTGCCCGGGCAGGCCATACATCAGATCGAGGTTAAAATTTTCGAAATGCCGCCGTGCGATGTCGATCGCGCGCTTTGCCTGGCCGGCGTCATGAATTCGGCCGAGCGCCCGCAAATGACCATCGTTCAGGCTCTGAATGCCGAGCGACAGGCGAGTGACGCCGGCTGCGCGAAAGCCCGCGAAGTTAACCGCATCGACAGTTCCCGGATTCGCTTCCAGCGTGATTTCGATGTCGTCCACGAACGGCAGGAGCGCATCGGCGGCGAGCAGGATTTGCTCAATTGCCACCGGCGAGAAAAGGCTGGGCGTACCGCCGCCAAAAAAAACGCTGACGATTTCACGGCCCAGGACTTCCGGTAACGCGCTCCGCAGATCGGCAAGCAGCACGTCGACATAACTCTGCTGCGGAATTTCGCCGTGCGCCTCATGCGAATTGAAATCGCAATAGGGGCATTTCTTCACGCACCAAGGAATATGAATATACAGGGCAAGCGGCATCGTGCTCAAAGCATGAGGCGCGGCAGGGAGATCGACGGGTTCGCGCCGCATTGGCAATCCAACACTCATATTCACCCGAACCGGACCAGTTTGTCGGCGAGCAAGGTCAGTGCGCGGCCGCGATGGCTGATCGCATTTTTTTGGTCGAGCGGAATTTCCGCGGCGGTCTTGCCCAGCTCGGGAATCACGAACAGCGGATCGTAACCGAAGCCGTTGGCGCCGCGGGGCTCTCCGGCAATGACGCCGTGCCATTCGGCTTCGACGATGAGCGGTTGCGGATCGTTGGCGTGGCGAACCAGCACCATGACGCAAACGTAATGCGCGGCGCGGTCTTCGATACCGCGCAGCGCTTCGAGCAGCCGCCGATTATTGCGCGCGTCGCACCTCGGCTCGCCCGCCTGGTCGGCATAGCGCGCCGAATGGACACCGGGGGCGCCGCCGAGCGCATCGACGCAAATGCCGGAATCGTCGGCGAGCGCCGGCAAATGGCAAGAGGCGCTGGCATGCCGTGCTTTGGCGAGAGCGTTTTCGACAAAGGTCGGATGCGGCTCGGCCGCATCAGAAATTGCGAAAGCGGATTGCGGTGTGGCTTCGATGTTCAGCGGCGCGAGGATCCTCGAGATTTCGCGCAACTTGCCGGCG
This region includes:
- a CDS encoding oxygen-independent coproporphyrinogen III oxidase-like protein → MRREPVDLPAAPHALSTMPLALYIHIPWCVKKCPYCDFNSHEAHGEIPQQSYVDVLLADLRSALPEVLGREIVSVFFGGGTPSLFSPVAIEQILLAADALLPFVDDIEITLEANPGTVDAVNFAGFRAAGVTRLSLGIQSLNDGHLRALGRIHDAGQAKRAIDIARRHFENFNLDLMYGLPGQMADQALDDLAAALDYEPPHLSAYHLTLEPNTLFHKYPPALPTDDDTSAMQAAIEETLAARGYCHYETSAFALPGREARHNLNYWQFGDYLGIGAGAHSKISSHDAIVRQMRYKQPRAYIEHASTGAPVQQKNEIAAHDLAFEFMMNALRLNQGFAPDLFEQRTGLTLTAIQAELDEAVQRGLLVVAPERIAPTLPGQRFLNDLLQIFLP
- the trmB gene encoding tRNA (guanosine(46)-N7)-methyltransferase TrmB, which codes for MAGSLSGAPRDRADTDSEAARSATHRPIRSFVLRQGRVSNAQLRALETLLPRYGIAYTHTPIDLPRAFGRTAPTVLEIGFGMGETTAQIAIDHPENNYLAIDVHTPGVGSLLKLIEESRLPNVRIIQHDAVEILRHMIASRSLAGTHIFFPDPWPKSRHHKRRLIQPGFVSLLADRLRSGGYVHVATDWRDYAEQMLAVLRAEPELANTAIDFAARPEYRPLTKFEQRGLRLGHGVWDLIFTRQ
- the rdgB gene encoding RdgB/HAM1 family non-canonical purine NTP pyrophosphatase, whose translation is MTELVVASSNAGKLREISRILAPLNIEATPQSAFAISDAAEPHPTFVENALAKARHASASCHLPALADDSGICVDALGGAPGVHSARYADQAGEPRCDARNNRRLLEALRGIEDRAAHYVCVMVLVRHANDPQPLIVEAEWHGVIAGEPRGANGFGYDPLFVIPELGKTAAEIPLDQKNAISHRGRALTLLADKLVRFG
- a CDS encoding thiazole synthase, whose product is MTTADSLLVAGKTYSSRLLVGTGKYRDFAQTRAAILASGAEIVTVAIRRTNIGQQRDEPNLLDVLPPSEFTLLPNTAGCYTADDAVRTLRLARELLDGHKLVKLEVLGDAKSLYPDVVETLAAARTLVKEGFDVMVYTSDDPIIARQLEDIGCAAIMPLASLIGSGMGILNPWNLQIIIEQARVPVLVDAGVGTASDAAIAMELGCDGVLMNTAIAAARDPVLMASAMKKAVEAGREAWLAGRMAKKFYSAAPSSPSAGLITPADKSQAA